The genomic region GGTCCCGGCCGTCCAGGCTCCCCCGCGCCGCGGGGCCGCAGTCGGGGGGACCggacagcccccccccacaccccccaccccggggccggCCCGCCGGGCCCCAGCCCCCGCGCGAGCCTCCCCCGGCCGGCCGTCACCCCGGGCCCCGAGGCTGTCAGCATGGTGTCCTGGATGATCTGTCGCCTGGTGGTGTGAGTACGGCCGCTCGCGGCCCCCCCGGACCCCCCCCCCGTCGCCGTCCTGCCCCCGGGGTGGGAGCCGCGGACGCTGGTGGGTGGGgagcccccccaccgccccccaggGTTAACGGCCGGGCGCCAGCCCCGCGAGCTCAGCCTCTCCCGCcggcacgcgcacgcgcacacgcacacgcacacgcacccccccatgcacccccccaccccctacaaGCACGCACGCTCTGCAGCCTGGCACGGGGTGCGGGCCCTCGATCTACTACCCCAGGTGGTGGGCACGTGGTGGGCGGCGTAGCCCCGTGCGCGGCTCCCACCTGTGCACACgtgaccctccccacccccagcacctgGCGGCCACATCCGCCGTCCACAgccccgcggggccggggctggtGGCCCTGGGCCTCAGTGTGTGCCCAGGCGAGGGGACCCTCCTTGTGGACTGGCTACCCTCTCCCTCCCGCCATGGCCTGGGCCACCTGAGCAGGCCTGGACAGGCCTGGGATGTTTGTAAACAGCCGGGTGGGGAGGTGGCCTTCAGGGCTCTGACTCAGGCACCTCGGGTTGTGCAAGCCAAGCGGGAAAAACAAGGCAGACACTGCCACCTTGCACcccaatgggggtggggggtgggccgGGCACCATGTCCCTCACAGCCCTTCCCATTGGCTTTCTCTTCCAGGCTGCTGTTTGGGATGCTGTATCCTGCTTATGCTTCCTACAAGGCTGTGAAAACCAAGAACATTCGGGAATATGTGAGTGCTGCTGGTAGTGGGCAGGAAGGCTTTCCTGAGTTGGGGCTCCGTGacagggaggatgggggaggggggaagggcttGGTGAGGTGGGGAAGGGCCTGAAGTGACCTTCCCTACCCCGACTCCACCGGCCTGGTGGTGTTGCAAACCGTGAGTGGAGTGGTGACAGAGAACAGGCCCTGTTTatggggggtggagtggggcagggtgggggggtggaaggaGGGCAGGCCGCTGGCACACCTGTGGAGAATCCTGTGGGTGAAGTACCTCGGAATAAGCGGCAGTTTCTCCCAGCCTGCTGTCTGGCCCGGCCGAGGGCATGCAGCAATGTCGTGAGACAGGCTTTCTGGAATCTCTGGGTTGGGCAATGGGATGGGTGTTGGGACCTCTGAGCTGACCTCGGTGCTCTCTGCCCCACAGGTTCGGTGGATGATGTACTGGATTGTCTTTGCAATCTTCATGGCGGCGGAGACCTTCACGGACGTCTTTATTTCCTGGTCTGGGCCCAGGGGGGGTCTGTGAAGGGTGGGGCAGGGGTGACCCCCTGTCGGCCTGTCTCCTCTCTCACCTGCAtctgtctcctctcttcccacaGGTTCCCTTTCTACTATGAGATCAAGATGGCCTTTGTGCTGTGGCTTCTCTCTCCCTATACCAAGGGGGCCAGCCTGCTGTACCGGAAGTTTGTCCACCCATCCCTGTCTCGCCACGAGAAGGTACTTGGGGAAGAGGGGGTCTGGGAGGTGTAGAGGTGGGTGTGAGGCAGACCCTCACCGTAGGTTCAGGGACACCTCGCTCTCATCGCAGACCTGCTGCTGTGGGGTCCCGTCAGGCCGTGGCCCTCCTCATCAGCAGGGATGAGCACACGGGCACTTGGGAATGACCTTGAGATGGGTGCGGTGCCAGCCGGGAGctggtgtggggctggggaagggaaaCATGGCTGCCCATCGACATCTCTGGCTGCCAGACACTAGGTGGGGTGGGTAGGTTGGGAGGTGACAGCCAGCGGCTTCTCGGGCTGTGAAGGAGAGGTGCCTGAGCTCTCTGCCCTCGTGTTTGCAGGAAATCGACATGTACATTGTGCAGGCCAAGGAGCGCAGCTACGAGACGGTGCTCAGCTTTGGGAAGCGGGGCCTCAACATTGCGGCCACAGCCGCTGTGCAGGCTGCCACCAAGGTGCCCGGGCCCCGGTCCTCAGAAGCCCCTGCTCTCCCCTGGCACCTCTGAGTCCGGCTCCGTTCGGGGTTAGGGCTGGAGGGCCAGGCGGAAGGCTTGGCGATCAGTGTCCCGGCAATCCGTTGTCGGCTGGCCGTGGGCTTCTTTGCAacatcctcctctccttcccagaGTCAAGGTGCCCTGGCTGGCAGGCTGCAGAGCTTCT from Perognathus longimembris pacificus isolate PPM17 chromosome 21, ASM2315922v1, whole genome shotgun sequence harbors:
- the Reep4 gene encoding receptor expression-enhancing protein 4, translating into MVSWMICRLVVLLFGMLYPAYASYKAVKTKNIREYVRWMMYWIVFAIFMAAETFTDVFISWFPFYYEIKMAFVLWLLSPYTKGASLLYRKFVHPSLSRHEKEIDMYIVQAKERSYETVLSFGKRGLNIAATAAVQAATKSQGALAGRLQSFSMQDLRSIPDTSAPTYQDPLYLEEQLPHRRPPIGYRAGGLQDSDTEDGCWSDTEAVPQPPTRLREKPLSRSQSLRVVRRKPPVREGTSRSLKARSRKKTIPSDMDS